From the genome of Synechococcales cyanobacterium T60_A2020_003:
AGGGATGTATTTGTCCAGATAGAGGATCTATCGAATTCGGTGCATCCCCTTCAAGAACCTACTGATAGACACGGAGCACTGCACAAGGAGCTAAAGCGATGACTACGTTTGCCAAAACTTGTCTACGTCGGGCAGGGCGATCGCTAGCTGGATTACTCATAGGTGCATCGCTACTTCTACCAACCCTCGCGCTACCCAGTCAGCCTGCCTTTGCTCACGATCCCTACCAGTCGATGAGTGAGCTAAAGGTCTCTAATCTGCGCTGGATTGAAGTGAATTTATCCACCCAGCGGCTGATTGCCTGGGAAGGCGGCGAAGCTGTTTATGCCGTGATCGTATCCACTGGAACCTATGACCACCCGACTCTGGCGGGAACGTTTGCGATCCAATCGATGTATACAACGGCTCGGATGCAGGGGGACGACTATGATGTTCCCGATGTGCCCTACGTCATGTACTACGACGGCAGTTACGGCATTCACGGCACCTACTGGCACAATAACTTCGGCACGCCCATGAGTCATGGCTGT
Proteins encoded in this window:
- a CDS encoding L,D-transpeptidase; amino-acid sequence: MTTFAKTCLRRAGRSLAGLLIGASLLLPTLALPSQPAFAHDPYQSMSELKVSNLRWIEVNLSTQRLIAWEGGEAVYAVIVSTGTYDHPTLAGTFAIQSMYTTARMQGDDYDVPDVPYVMYYDGSYGIHGTYWHNNFGTPMSHGCVNVAVDHAEWLFSWASIGTPVVVHY